DNA from Osmerus mordax isolate fOsmMor3 chromosome 2, fOsmMor3.pri, whole genome shotgun sequence:
CATTTTCCATCAGAAAAACAACTATAGAAATGAATACTGATACAGATCGTCGACCTACAAAGTATGGCAAGTATAGAGACGAGGCCTTATGTATTCAGTTTGCACAACCAGATCAATCCTGACTCATGATGAATCAGGGCGGGTCCTCGGCAGCATCTCTTCATGGGACGCCGGGAGCTGCGGCTATCCGTCTGGCAACGGCAGGCTTGCAACAAGCTAGCTCGCACATAGCTTGAACGCGGAGTCCTATAATCCTTGACATAGCTATGTGGAAAAAGCATTATCTGTGTTTAACTGCTGTACAGTCGTATATGAACCATATAGCTACATTGTTTTAATTATGCACGTGTATTTTAGGTATCAAAACCGGCTATAATGCTGATGATGGCGTTAACGGGACATCAAGCGGCCCTGCATCACAAATTCCCGGACTGTCTCAAGATGCTAACAACggtcctgaggagaggagccgCGGGCGCCGTGTAGGAGTTATGGACACAGACTCTGTTTATGTAAAACTGGCAAAACAAGGAGGACAGAAGGGTACAAATATATAGCTTATTTAAATGAGCTAGCATGTATCGGCTCTTCTGTTTATTCATGTGATTGTGGATGTCTGCCCATGTTACAGGCCTGCTTTGGCACGAGGAGACCAACTTGGAATCCAAACCTAACCCAGCATACCAGGCCCCTGACTGGTTTGCTGAAGGTTCACAAAATCAAGAGGCTGTAAGGTAACTTATACACCAGCAGACAACTAAATGTCATATTTGTAATTCTGCGTACTAATGTTAATTGTCTACAGTCTACACAATGCCCTGTCTTCTTTTAGCCCAACTGAAAACGAGAAAACTGTACGTACACCAGATGCCCCCTTTGGAAGTGACAACAAGTCGACTTGGGAGcgcgaggcagacagagagaaggtgaaCCCAGTCTTAGTGTCCCTGACACCACTGCTCTGCTATTGTTCTCTCAAAACAGCCTTTCTCAAAACAGCCTCTCTAGCTCAATTTATCATATTCCGACATTTTTTCATTCATATCAGTTCTTTCTCTTGATGCTTGTTATTCATGGGCCACTTTTTATTTTGGATCTTAAATTCTGTACATTATTTCCTTTAAACCTACATGGTAACATTAGTCAAACAGACGCATTATTGGCGTGTGGGTTATAACTTGACAAATTGACGCAATAAAGGGGCTCCTTTATAATACTGTCCGTAGAATTCACGTGAAAACGTTTCGTACGATCGAAACACAGGACATCCCGCTTACTTCATAAATCACAATttactggagtcaggtggctgagcggttagggaatcgggctagtaatccgaaggttgccagttcgattcccggtcatgccaactgacgttgtgtccttgggcaaggcacttcaccctacttgcctcgggggaatgtccctgtacttactgtaagtcgctctggataagagcgtctgctaaatgactaaatgtaaatgtaaatgtactggaaATTAAGCGCACGTGCGCGAGCGTCTTGCCCCACCCAAGTAACGCCTATAAATGGTGACGGACACGCCCCGAATTCATATTCATATTGTTAGGGTCAGTAACACTTTCAGGTTTGGTAATTGCACTAATTGTTATTGACAAAGACAGGGACATTATCACATTGACAGTAATGCGGAATGAACATGTGTAAACATATGACACTCGTAT
Protein-coding regions in this window:
- the LOC136966810 gene encoding uncharacterized protein C7orf57-like isoform X1 — its product is MNTDTDRRPTKYGIKTGYNADDGVNGTSSGPASQIPGLSQDANNGPEERSRGRRVGVMDTDSVYVKLAKQGGQKGLLWHEETNLESKPNPAYQAPDWFAEGSQNQEAVSLHNALSSFSPTENEKTVRTPDAPFGSDNKSTWEREADREKKCGDPASSQMEKLALTEEERHDASKFKKTAQNKKPEAVSMSKLLSFGYVENEPSGVSASDVSQD
- the LOC136966810 gene encoding uncharacterized protein C7orf57 homolog isoform X2, whose amino-acid sequence is MNTDTDRRPTKYGIKTGYNADDGVNGTSSGPASQIPGLSQDANNGPEERSRGRRVGVMDTDSVYVKLAKQGGQKGLLWHEETNLESKPNPAYQAPDWFAEGSQNQEAVSPTENEKTVRTPDAPFGSDNKSTWEREADREKKCGDPASSQMEKLALTEEERHDASKFKKTAQNKKPEAVSMSKLLSFGYVENEPSGVSASDVSQD